A single Pseudomonas sp. MM223 DNA region contains:
- the mltF_6 gene encoding Membrane-bound lytic murein transglycosylase F (*Name mltF_6), with translation MLRCWLVFLLMLGLTLTGPAQARAPGPQQNIPPAKVRDLQQIRTSKVLRVLVNQSRNSSGEVKGEPVGIEYYRLRALEHYLNARTADDQQVQLKLIPRAKEQLLGALARGEGDLAAPGELLDPSTVRSVSSSAPILDQVPLMLVGRKGERSFSKVEQLSGRTVALTSASAAGPLIQQVNQQLALRKRPPIKVEWVDSTLAVEDVLEMVQAGIYHLTVVEQPIARRWARVMPRLRLDSRVHLGAPQAMRWYVGRDAPQLLATVDHFLQGYRAPDNQDAAFERIYRRQYRVHNPLASKDRQRLASVRAVLQKHGQAQQIDWLNLAALAFKESTLNPAARGTGGAHGLMQITPSAAQRVGVSNTATVDGNVQASARYLALIRRKFFASAKINERERMAFVLAAYNLGPERVQAMRAEARRRGLNGNQWFFQTERIAMEQVGMGPVNFVNSVNKYFLAFNRERAVLERVAKR, from the coding sequence GCCCGCCAAAGTGCGTGACCTGCAGCAGATTCGTACCAGCAAAGTGCTGCGGGTGCTGGTCAACCAAAGCCGCAACAGCTCCGGTGAGGTCAAGGGCGAGCCGGTCGGCATCGAGTATTATCGCCTGCGTGCCCTGGAGCACTACCTCAATGCCCGCACCGCCGACGACCAGCAGGTCCAGCTAAAGCTCATCCCGCGGGCCAAGGAGCAGTTGTTGGGCGCTCTGGCCCGCGGTGAGGGTGACCTGGCTGCGCCGGGCGAGTTGCTCGATCCCAGTACGGTGCGTAGCGTTAGCAGCAGTGCGCCGATACTCGACCAGGTGCCGTTGATGCTGGTGGGGCGCAAAGGTGAGCGAAGCTTCAGCAAGGTCGAGCAGCTGTCCGGGCGGACCGTGGCCTTGACCAGCGCCAGTGCCGCCGGCCCGCTGATCCAGCAGGTCAACCAGCAACTGGCACTGCGCAAGCGGCCGCCGATCAAGGTGGAGTGGGTAGACTCGACGTTGGCGGTGGAGGATGTGCTGGAGATGGTTCAGGCAGGCATCTATCACCTGACCGTGGTCGAGCAACCCATTGCCCGGCGCTGGGCGCGGGTCATGCCGCGGCTGCGCCTGGACAGCCGGGTGCACCTGGGGGCGCCGCAAGCCATGCGCTGGTATGTGGGGCGTGATGCCCCACAATTGTTGGCCACGGTCGACCACTTCCTGCAAGGTTACCGCGCACCAGACAACCAGGATGCAGCCTTCGAGCGCATCTACAGGCGCCAGTACCGGGTGCACAACCCGTTGGCCAGCAAGGACCGCCAGCGCTTGGCCTCGGTGCGGGCGGTGCTGCAGAAGCATGGCCAGGCACAGCAGATCGATTGGCTCAACCTGGCCGCGCTGGCCTTCAAGGAGTCGACGCTCAACCCGGCTGCACGCGGCACGGGTGGTGCCCATGGCCTGATGCAGATTACCCCTTCGGCCGCCCAGCGGGTGGGGGTGAGCAACACGGCCACGGTAGATGGCAATGTGCAAGCCAGCGCACGTTACCTGGCGCTGATCCGCCGCAAGTTCTTTGCCAGCGCCAAGATCAACGAGCGTGAGCGCATGGCTTTTGTACTGGCGGCCTACAACCTCGGCCCCGAGCGAGTGCAGGCCATGCGTGCCGAAGCCCGGCGGCGTGGCCTCAACGGCAACCAGTGGTTCTTCCAGACCGAGCGCATCGCCATGGAGCAGGTGGGCATGGGGCCAGTCAACTTCGTCAACAGTGTCAACAAGTACTTCTTGGCGTTCAACCGCGAGCGAGCGGTGTTGGAGCGTGTGGCAAAGCGCTGA
- the mhqP gene encoding Putative oxidoreductase MhqP (*Name mhqP): MNNTTLNALFSTRAGAGLSVIRILVGIIFMAHGAQKLFGLFGGYGLEGTGQWMESIGLAPGYLMALLSGSAEFFGGLALVVGLLARPAALALSVTLVVAIFSVHIGNGLFMSNNGYEFALALLAGTVAVMIEGAGRFSLDRVIAR; this comes from the coding sequence ATGAACAACACTACCCTCAACGCCCTGTTCTCCACCCGCGCCGGCGCTGGCCTAAGCGTTATCCGCATCCTGGTCGGCATCATCTTCATGGCCCATGGCGCGCAAAAACTGTTTGGCCTGTTCGGTGGTTATGGCCTGGAAGGTACCGGCCAGTGGATGGAGAGCATCGGCCTGGCCCCGGGCTACCTGATGGCCCTGCTTTCCGGTAGCGCCGAGTTCTTCGGCGGCCTTGCCCTGGTGGTCGGCCTGCTGGCTCGCCCGGCGGCCTTGGCCCTGAGCGTAACGCTGGTGGTGGCGATCTTCTCGGTGCACATCGGCAACGGCCTGTTCATGTCCAACAACGGCTATGAGTTCGCCCTGGCGCTGCTGGCCGGCACTGTCGCCGTCATGATCGAAGGCGCAGGTCGCTTCTCGCTGGACCGCGTGATCGCCCGCTGA
- the greB_2 gene encoding Transcription elongation factor GreB (*Name greB_2): protein MSTNIITTEGHEALKKELDHLWRVYRPEITQKVAWAASLGDRSENADYQYNKKLLREIDRRVRYLRKRLEDVKVVAYSPQQEGKVFFGAWVEIENDDGETLKFRIVGYDEIYGRNDYISIDSPMARALLKKEEGDEVVVHTPTGEATWYVKSITYGQ from the coding sequence TTGAGTACCAACATCATCACCACCGAAGGCCATGAGGCGCTTAAGAAAGAGCTGGACCACCTGTGGCGCGTCTATCGCCCGGAGATCACCCAAAAGGTTGCCTGGGCGGCCTCGCTGGGCGACCGCAGTGAGAATGCCGACTACCAATACAACAAGAAGCTGTTGCGCGAAATTGACCGGCGGGTGCGTTACCTGCGCAAGCGTCTTGAAGATGTGAAGGTGGTGGCCTACTCGCCGCAGCAGGAAGGCAAGGTGTTTTTCGGTGCCTGGGTCGAGATCGAGAATGACGATGGCGAGACCCTGAAGTTTCGCATTGTCGGCTATGACGAGATCTACGGGCGCAACGATTACATCTCGATCGATTCACCCATGGCCCGTGCCTTGCTGAAGAAGGAGGAGGGCGATGAGGTGGTGGTGCACACGCCTACCGGTGAAGCGACCTGGTATGTGAAGAGCATCACCTACGGCCAGTAA
- the lolD_3 gene encoding Lipoprotein-releasing system ATP-binding protein LolD (*Name lolD_3) translates to MGPNILVAQNLSKVVPSAEGDLTILHALSLELAQGDSLAIVGASGSGKSTLLGLLAGLDQPSAGKVILAGHDLGPLDEDQRARVRAEHVGFVFQSFQLLDSLNALENVMLPLELDGRRDAREQARTLLERVGLGKRLSHTPRQLSGGEQQRVAIARAFAAQPAVLFADEPTGNLDSHTGERISDLLFELNKERGTTLVLVTHDERLARRCRRHIRLDAGRLVAPMEA, encoded by the coding sequence ATGGGCCCCAACATACTCGTTGCGCAGAACCTTAGCAAAGTGGTCCCCAGCGCGGAAGGTGACCTCACCATCCTCCACGCACTCTCCCTCGAACTGGCCCAAGGCGACAGCCTGGCCATCGTCGGCGCCTCGGGCTCGGGCAAGTCCACCCTGCTTGGCCTGCTTGCCGGCCTCGACCAGCCCAGCGCCGGCAAGGTCATCCTCGCCGGCCACGACCTGGGGCCACTGGACGAAGACCAGCGCGCCCGGGTACGCGCCGAACATGTGGGGTTCGTGTTCCAGTCATTCCAGCTGCTCGACAGCCTCAATGCGCTGGAAAACGTCATGCTGCCACTGGAGCTGGACGGCCGCCGCGATGCCCGCGAACAGGCGCGCACCCTGCTGGAACGGGTCGGCCTCGGCAAGCGCCTGAGCCATACCCCACGCCAATTGTCGGGCGGCGAACAGCAGCGGGTGGCCATCGCCCGCGCCTTCGCCGCACAGCCTGCGGTACTGTTTGCCGACGAGCCCACCGGCAACCTCGACAGCCACACCGGCGAGCGCATCAGCGACTTGTTGTTTGAACTGAACAAGGAGCGCGGCACCACCCTGGTGCTGGTCACCCATGACGAACGCCTGGCGCGGCGCTGCCGCCGTCACATCCGCCTGGACGCGGGGCGCCTGGTGGCCCCGATGGAGGCCTGA
- the tesA gene encoding Esterase TesA (*Name tesA) has translation MRVWWLSAGLALYCLAQSAVAGTLLVVGDSISAGFGLDTRQGWVTLLQTRLKDEGFDDKVVNASISGDTSAGGQARLPALLAAHKPNLVVLELGGNDGLRGQPPAQLQQNLASMIESARQAGAKVVLLGMRLPPNYGVRYTTAFAKVYEQLAADKQVPLVPFFLEGVGGVPELMQADGIHPAQGAQQRLLENAWPAIKPLL, from the coding sequence ATGCGAGTGTGGTGGTTGAGTGCCGGCCTGGCCCTGTATTGCCTGGCCCAGAGCGCGGTGGCGGGAACATTGCTGGTTGTTGGCGATAGTATCAGCGCCGGTTTTGGCCTGGATACCCGTCAGGGTTGGGTCACACTGTTGCAGACCCGCCTCAAGGACGAAGGTTTCGACGACAAAGTGGTCAACGCGTCGATCAGCGGCGACACCAGTGCAGGTGGCCAGGCGCGGCTGCCGGCGCTGCTTGCAGCGCATAAACCGAACCTGGTGGTGCTGGAGCTGGGCGGCAACGATGGCCTGCGTGGGCAGCCGCCCGCGCAATTGCAACAAAATCTTGCCTCCATGATCGAGAGCGCCCGCCAGGCCGGCGCCAAGGTGGTGCTGCTGGGTATGCGCCTGCCGCCGAACTACGGCGTGCGCTATACCACCGCTTTTGCCAAGGTGTATGAACAGTTGGCTGCGGACAAGCAGGTGCCTTTGGTGCCGTTTTTCCTCGAAGGGGTAGGGGGCGTGCCTGAATTGATGCAGGCCGATGGCATCCACCCGGCCCAGGGTGCCCAGCAGCGCTTGCTGGAAAATGCCTGGCCGGCGATAAAACCCTTGCTGTGA